The Actinopolyspora erythraea genome has a segment encoding these proteins:
- the zapE gene encoding cell division protein ZapE: MSMPRLVDRHPELGSDELVAALTPPPRFDEVRFDNYLPNPEEPSQADAVVACREFAAETRRSASRGGSWLRALFGRGGRSGGTRSLPGLYLDGGFGVGKTHLLASLWHEVEGPKAYATFVELTNLVGVLGFNEAVRRLSDHRLLAIDEFELDDPGDTMLVTQLLSKLTEAGVKVAATSNTLPDKLGEGRFAAVDFLREIHAMAERFRVVRIDGPDYRHRDLPEPPEPLDESELAERARLTPGATFDDFEQLCAHLQRVHPSKYGRMVDDVTAVHLGGLHAVANQGVALRIVALADRLYDRAVPVRVSGEPLSALFGEEMLAGGYRKKYLRALSRLTALSRELATS, translated from the coding sequence ATGAGCATGCCGCGCCTGGTGGACCGCCATCCCGAGCTCGGTTCCGACGAGCTGGTCGCCGCGCTGACGCCCCCGCCGCGTTTCGACGAGGTCCGCTTCGACAACTACCTGCCGAACCCCGAGGAACCGAGCCAGGCCGACGCCGTCGTCGCCTGCCGCGAGTTCGCCGCCGAGACCCGGCGATCCGCCTCACGGGGAGGCTCCTGGCTGCGGGCACTGTTCGGCCGGGGTGGCAGGAGCGGCGGCACTCGGAGCCTGCCCGGCCTCTACCTGGACGGGGGGTTCGGCGTAGGGAAGACGCACCTGCTCGCCTCGCTCTGGCACGAGGTGGAGGGCCCGAAGGCCTACGCGACGTTCGTGGAGCTGACCAACCTCGTGGGGGTGCTCGGCTTCAACGAGGCGGTGCGCAGGCTCTCCGACCACCGGCTGCTGGCGATCGACGAGTTCGAGCTGGACGATCCCGGCGACACGATGCTGGTCACCCAGTTGCTGAGCAAGCTCACCGAAGCCGGGGTGAAGGTGGCCGCGACCTCGAACACGCTGCCGGACAAGCTGGGGGAGGGCAGGTTCGCCGCGGTCGACTTCCTGCGGGAGATCCACGCGATGGCGGAGCGGTTCCGGGTCGTGCGCATCGACGGACCCGACTACCGTCACCGCGATCTGCCCGAGCCGCCGGAGCCGCTCGACGAGAGCGAACTCGCCGAACGGGCACGCCTGACGCCGGGTGCCACGTTCGACGACTTCGAGCAGCTGTGCGCCCATCTGCAGCGGGTCCACCCGTCGAAGTACGGGCGGATGGTCGACGACGTCACCGCGGTCCACTTGGGTGGGCTGCACGCCGTGGCGAACCAGGGGGTGGCGCTGCGGATCGTGGCGTTGGCGGACCGCCTCTACGATCGCGCGGTGCCGGTGCGCGTCTCCGGCGAGCCGTTGTCCGCGCTGTTCGGCGAGGAGATGCTGGCGGGCGGTTACCGCAAGAAGTACCTCCGCGCGCTGAGCAGGCTCACCGCGTTGTCGCGGGAACTGGCGACCTCCTGA
- a CDS encoding pyrimidine reductase family protein — protein sequence MYQLWPLPGTKQVDSGPETAEELERFYEYPATLTRPWLRVNFVSSLDGSAAVDGGSRGLSSPADRRVLSLVRDLSDVVLVGAGTAAAEGYRGLRRTETRTRRRAERGLGEVPPVAVVTGSGSVDPESPLVTDTIVPPIVLTSEAAPADRLAALSAAGAEVVTTGRTEVDLPTALRELARRGLYRVGCEGGPGLFGSLIAADLVDELCLTMSPLLTGDNSSRIATGPVTRTPRGMRLLSALYADESMLLLRYGRLAE from the coding sequence ATGTATCAGCTGTGGCCCCTTCCCGGGACGAAACAGGTGGACAGCGGGCCGGAAACGGCCGAGGAGCTGGAACGCTTCTACGAGTACCCCGCCACCCTGACCCGCCCCTGGTTGAGGGTGAACTTCGTCTCCAGCCTGGACGGCTCGGCCGCGGTGGACGGCGGTTCACGCGGCTTGTCCAGTCCGGCGGACCGCCGCGTGCTCTCCCTGGTCAGGGATCTCTCCGACGTCGTGCTGGTGGGAGCCGGCACCGCCGCGGCCGAGGGCTACCGGGGGCTGCGACGCACCGAGACCCGTACCAGGCGGCGGGCGGAACGCGGGCTGGGCGAGGTGCCCCCCGTGGCGGTGGTCACCGGGAGCGGTTCGGTAGACCCCGAATCACCGCTGGTGACGGACACGATCGTCCCGCCGATCGTGCTCACCAGTGAAGCGGCGCCCGCCGACCGCCTCGCGGCGTTGAGCGCGGCGGGAGCGGAGGTCGTCACCACCGGGCGAACCGAGGTCGACCTCCCCACGGCACTGCGTGAACTGGCGCGACGCGGGTTGTACCGCGTCGGCTGTGAAGGAGGCCCCGGCCTGTTCGGCTCGCTGATCGCCGCCGACCTCGTCGACGAGCTCTGCCTGACGATGTCTCCGCTGCTGACCGGCGACAACAGCAGTAGGATCGCCACAGGCCCGGTGACGAGGACGCCGCGCGGCATGCGGCTGCTCTCGGCGCTGTACGCCGACGAATCGATGCTCCTGCTCCGCTACGGGAGATTGGCCGAGTGA
- a CDS encoding RNA polymerase sigma factor, with product MAAKSGDTSAFDLLVRTHTDRLYRVAVRIVGDPAEAEDAVQDAWVSAWRSLSTFRGDSTAATWLYRVVTNAALSQIRKRRPAVPMDLTDEHLAPAGNTGNPEGAALREEETRRVHAAISRLEPSQRLPLVLRELEGMSYEEIAEVLEVNITALRARLHRARLALLAELKEVP from the coding sequence ATGGCGGCCAAGAGCGGCGACACCTCGGCCTTCGACCTCCTGGTTCGCACGCACACCGACAGGCTCTACCGCGTGGCGGTGCGGATCGTGGGCGACCCGGCCGAGGCCGAGGACGCGGTCCAGGACGCCTGGGTGTCCGCCTGGCGCTCGCTGTCGACGTTCCGCGGTGACTCCACCGCGGCCACGTGGCTGTACCGGGTGGTCACCAACGCCGCGCTGAGCCAGATCCGCAAACGACGTCCCGCGGTGCCGATGGACCTGACCGACGAGCACCTGGCACCGGCGGGAAACACGGGCAACCCCGAGGGCGCTGCGTTACGGGAGGAAGAGACCAGACGAGTGCACGCGGCGATATCCCGCCTCGAACCCTCCCAGCGGCTACCGCTGGTGCTGCGTGAACTCGAGGGAATGAGCTACGAGGAGATCGCCGAAGTGCTAGAGGTGAACATCACCGCGCTGCGGGCGCGGCTGCACCGAGCGCGTCTGGCACTGTTGGCCGAGCTGAAGGAGGTGCCTTGA
- a CDS encoding anti-sigma factor family protein: MNEETFASERLLPCGHRVGELIGYHLDGFSPEFAEHLRRCPHCRAELDEIARRWQPVHRLARARVVPPDDLVERTLTTLRGLRDRHGGDPLELSQEHGTLRIQSPATLTLTRRLSAEVLGDFPGMAVRSCLVADDAVRVDLVATYPTAAHELLPEIHRRLTAALHDFLGAGTPELSVRLVDVAAPRYGTER; this comes from the coding sequence TTGAACGAAGAGACCTTCGCTTCGGAGCGGCTCCTGCCCTGTGGTCACCGTGTCGGCGAGCTGATCGGTTATCACCTGGACGGTTTCTCCCCCGAGTTCGCGGAGCACCTGCGGAGGTGTCCGCACTGCCGAGCCGAGCTGGACGAGATAGCCCGCCGGTGGCAACCGGTGCACCGACTGGCGCGGGCGCGCGTGGTTCCTCCGGACGACCTGGTCGAGCGGACGCTGACCACCCTGCGGGGGTTGCGCGACAGGCACGGCGGTGACCCGCTGGAGCTGTCGCAGGAACACGGCACCCTCCGGATCCAGTCACCGGCGACGTTGACCCTGACCCGCAGGCTGAGTGCCGAGGTGCTGGGGGACTTCCCGGGCATGGCGGTGCGTTCGTGCCTGGTGGCCGACGACGCGGTCCGCGTCGACCTGGTGGCCACCTACCCGACCGCCGCGCACGAGCTGCTTCCCGAGATCCACCGGCGCCTGACGGCGGCCTTGCACGACTTCCTGGGGGCGGGAACCCCCGAACTCTCCGTGCGACTGGTCGACGTCGCGGCGCCGCGCTACGGCACCGAGCGGTGA
- a CDS encoding Asp23/Gls24 family envelope stress response protein, which translates to MTQSGSTSARSTKSGSSQSEQSEAPDVTGIPESRSGGTPARLADDTSQGKTSISSSVVQKIAGIAAREISGVYSMGGGVSRAFGALRERIPGGSGSSNVSGVQVEVGERQTAIDLDIVVEYGAAIVDLARAVRRNVIHSVERMCGLEVTEVNISVNDIHLPSDDEEETQQNGTGSRVQ; encoded by the coding sequence ATGACGCAGTCAGGCAGCACCTCCGCCCGTTCCACCAAATCAGGCTCGTCCCAGTCGGAGCAGTCGGAGGCCCCGGACGTCACCGGCATCCCCGAGTCCCGTTCGGGAGGAACCCCCGCACGCCTCGCCGACGACACCTCGCAGGGCAAGACCAGCATCTCCTCGTCGGTGGTGCAGAAGATCGCCGGGATCGCCGCGCGGGAGATCTCCGGGGTCTACTCGATGGGAGGAGGCGTTTCCAGGGCGTTCGGCGCCCTGCGCGAACGGATCCCGGGCGGCAGCGGGAGTTCGAACGTCTCGGGCGTACAGGTGGAGGTCGGGGAACGACAGACCGCGATCGACCTGGACATCGTCGTGGAGTACGGTGCCGCCATCGTGGACCTCGCCCGCGCGGTACGCCGCAACGTGATCCACAGCGTGGAACGCATGTGCGGACTGGAGGTGACCGAGGTCAACATCTCGGTCAACGACATCCACCTCCCCTCCGATGACGAGGAGGAGACGCAGCAGAACGGAACGGGGTCCCGCGTGCAGTGA
- a CDS encoding DUF2273 domain-containing protein, producing the protein MNATQTGLIAGLILGVAVTTGGFTAFLVTLAVGLIGFAVGRFVDGDMEFGDLFGRGKDR; encoded by the coding sequence ATGAACGCGACGCAGACCGGCTTGATAGCCGGGCTGATTCTCGGCGTAGCGGTTACCACGGGAGGTTTCACCGCCTTCCTGGTCACGTTGGCGGTCGGTCTGATCGGTTTCGCGGTGGGCCGGTTCGTGGACGGCGACATGGAGTTCGGTGATCTGTTCGGACGGGGCAAGGACCGTTGA
- a CDS encoding Asp23/Gls24 family envelope stress response protein yields MSGTAGTTETSTTTGTSTTTPPERGSVAEPAERGGLRIDRSVLRRIAEHAADAEPDCVRVRRRVAGLGMGDHGATARVAGPDKQLRIRLDLALRYPAPISVAVGSIRERVRTDLERLADCRVSSVDVTVTTLVPHPRAPRVE; encoded by the coding sequence TTGAGCGGGACGGCCGGCACCACCGAGACCTCCACCACCACCGGGACCTCCACCACCACACCCCCGGAGCGGGGGAGCGTCGCCGAACCGGCGGAACGCGGCGGACTGCGGATCGACCGGAGCGTGCTGCGCAGGATCGCCGAACACGCGGCGGACGCCGAACCGGACTGCGTCCGGGTACGCCGCCGCGTGGCGGGCCTCGGCATGGGCGACCACGGCGCCACGGCACGAGTGGCCGGCCCGGACAAGCAGTTGCGGATACGTCTCGACCTGGCGCTTCGTTACCCGGCACCGATCTCCGTCGCGGTGGGGTCCATTCGCGAACGGGTGCGCACCGATCTCGAACGCCTGGCGGACTGCCGCGTGTCCTCGGTCGACGTGACGGTCACGACACTGGTCCCGCACCCCCGCGCACCACGAGTGGAGTGA
- a CDS encoding DUF6286 domain-containing protein translates to MRVFVRVLTALLGLLALAAGLLLVVEAVRAAAFPGADPLPVDRATLREGLAGISWRDTAVRTGAAVTAVIGLLLILVAARAGRGYIRLHDPAPEVVVVTRPRALARMVGHLVREQDGVARASVVARRKAVRVNAVSEFTEVGDLEPRLRETARAATEELPLVTTPKVSVAVKPARKR, encoded by the coding sequence ATGCGCGTGTTCGTCCGAGTTCTCACCGCGCTGCTGGGGCTGCTGGCCTTGGCGGCGGGGCTGTTGCTGGTGGTCGAGGCGGTCAGGGCGGCCGCCTTTCCTGGCGCGGATCCACTGCCGGTGGACCGGGCCACGCTGCGAGAAGGGCTGGCCGGGATCTCCTGGCGGGACACCGCGGTGCGGACGGGGGCGGCCGTGACGGCCGTGATCGGCCTGCTGCTGATCCTGGTGGCGGCCCGGGCCGGTAGGGGCTACATCAGGCTGCACGACCCCGCGCCGGAGGTGGTCGTGGTGACCCGTCCCCGAGCGTTGGCTCGAATGGTGGGCCACTTGGTCCGCGAGCAGGACGGCGTGGCACGGGCCTCGGTGGTGGCGCGCCGCAAGGCGGTGCGGGTCAACGCCGTCAGCGAGTTCACCGAGGTCGGCGACCTCGAACCACGGCTGCGGGAAACGGCGCGAGCAGCGACGGAGGAGCTGCCGCTCGTCACGACACCCAAGGTTTCGGTCGCGGTCAAACCCGCCAGAAAACGATGA
- a CDS encoding Asp23/Gls24 family envelope stress response protein: MAVEQSSTPRRTERGPNRLGRSLTFERSLIHAVGALAVLAGALALLVGSGVLGTYRARRPVLDPLLEQWIRGNPQLSLIVVAALGVLLVLLGLWWTVHALRPETRPNVHIGGGDTGSTSLTAAAFTDAVRTDAREVTGVTRARVRTIGTPENPGLRLVLSLQQGTDVRQVWEELDDRVLSRAREALRVETLPTVVRLELDSSPAQRVR; the protein is encoded by the coding sequence ATGGCGGTCGAACAGTCGAGCACACCACGACGCACCGAACGCGGCCCGAACCGGCTGGGGCGCTCGCTGACCTTCGAGCGGTCGCTCATTCACGCAGTGGGTGCGCTGGCCGTGCTGGCGGGTGCGCTGGCGCTGCTGGTGGGCTCGGGCGTGCTCGGGACCTACCGGGCCCGGCGCCCGGTGCTGGACCCGTTGCTGGAGCAGTGGATCCGGGGCAACCCTCAGCTGAGCCTCATCGTGGTGGCCGCGCTCGGGGTACTGCTGGTGCTGCTGGGCCTGTGGTGGACGGTCCACGCCCTTCGCCCGGAGACACGCCCCAACGTCCACATCGGCGGCGGTGACACCGGAAGCACCTCGCTGACCGCGGCGGCTTTCACCGACGCGGTGCGGACGGACGCACGCGAGGTGACGGGGGTCACGCGGGCACGGGTGCGCACCATCGGAACGCCCGAGAACCCCGGACTGCGGCTGGTGCTCTCGCTGCAGCAGGGCACCGACGTCCGACAGGTCTGGGAGGAACTGGACGACAGGGTGCTCTCCCGCGCGCGGGAGGCGCTGCGCGTCGAGACGCTCCCGACGGTGGTCCGCTTGGAGCTGGACAGCTCACCGGCCCAGCGCGTGCGTTGA